In one window of Henckelia pumila isolate YLH828 chromosome 1, ASM3356847v2, whole genome shotgun sequence DNA:
- the LOC140884554 gene encoding uncharacterized protein isoform X3, translated as MVLIPCKKQSYMLELRQIHCFGILIYRPHLVWVLLQRMLSQKRAFMLFSVMSDIKSQNNDASLKAFQLDLSSLKSIIKFKSSIQQWLMDSNIHPSIQLLINNAGILATSCRITSEGYDQMMAINYVGAFCLTKVLLPLLENSPVPSRVVNVSSFTHWNVWKMQSDRKTVSGTRFMKSRCYPYAQIYEYSKLCLLLFSYELHRQVGQAEKSHHLSVVAVDPGAVKTNIMREVPSCISQMAYMVLDLLGLLQSPESGARSIVDGALAPPEISGVYFCGGNGCCLKSSVLSHNAKLAEDLWATSCYLFHELQLAS; from the exons ATGGTTCTGATACCATGCAAAAAGCAGTCATACATGCTAGAATTGAGGCAAATACATTGTTTTGGCATATTGATTTACAGGCCACATCTGGTTTGGGTGCTGCTGCAGCGCATGCTCTCTCAAAAGAGGGCTTTTATGTTGTTCTCG GTTATGTCTGATATCAAAAGTCAAAACAATGATGCAAGTTTGAAAGCTTTTCAGCTTGATTTATCTTCCTTaaaatcaatcatcaaattcaAAAGCTCAATTCAGCAGTGGCTAATGGATTCAAACATTCATCCTTCTATTCAGCTCCTGATAAATAATGCCGGGATCCTGGCAACTTCTTGTAGAATCACCTCAGAAGGATATGATCA GATGATGGCTATTAATTATGTTGGTGCATTTTGTCTCACCAAAGTTTTACTTCCTCTTCTGGAAAATAGCCCTGTTCCTTCTCGTGTGGTCAATGTCTCATCCTTCACACATTGGAATG TTTGGAAAATGCAGTCAGACAGAAAAACTGTTTCAGGAACGCGATTTATGAAATCTAGATGCTACCCATATGCTCAAATATACGAGTATTCTAAAT TATGCCTTCTACTCTTCTCATATGAACTTCATCGACAAGTTGGGCAGGCAGAGAAATCTCATCACCTCTCTGTTGT TGCCGTAGATCCTGGAGCCGTGAAAACGAATATCATGCGAGAAGTTCCCTCGTGCATCTCCCAGATGGCTTATATGGTCTTGGATCTTTTGGGTCTGCTTCAGTCTCCTGAAAGCGGTGCACGCTCTATTGTCGACGGAGCGCTTGCCCCTCCA GAAATATCAGGAGTATACTTTTGCGGAGGAAATGGGTGTTGTCTGAAATCTTCTGTCCTATCTCACAATGCGAAGCTTGCTGAGGATCTTTGGGCTACTTCCTGCTATCTGTTTCATGAATTGCAGTTGGCTTCCTGA
- the LOC140884554 gene encoding uncharacterized protein isoform X2, producing MEVVKVVTEAIQFICTVQFWRMAVLWTLSLIFSVFNLFSHKISKSKGYSRSSPQDIKSNAATLGRLPICVITGATSGLGAAAAHALSKEGFYVVLVGRSSELLSKVMSDIKSQNNDASLKAFQLDLSSLKSIIKFKSSIQQWLMDSNIHPSIQLLINNAGILATSCRITSEGYDQMMAINYVGAFCLTKVLLPLLENSPVPSRVVNVSSFTHWNGTRFMKSRCYPYAQIYEYSKLCLLLFSYELHRQVGQAEKSHHLSVVAVDPGAVKTNIMREVPSCISQMAYMVLDLLGLLQSPESGARSIVDGALAPPEISGVYFCGGNGCCLKSSVLSHNAKLAEDLWATSCYLFHELQLAS from the exons ATGGAAGTGGTAAAGGTGGTAACAGAGGCTATTCAGTTTATATGCACTGTTCAATTCTGGAGGATGGCAGTCCTTTGGACTCTCTCTCTCATTTTCTCcgtcttcaatttgttttcccataaaatttcaaaatccaAAGGTTATTCTCGTAGTTCCCCGCAAGATATAAAATCAAATGCTGCGACTCTAGGGAGGCTCCCCATCTGCGTAATAACAGGG GCCACATCTGGTTTGGGTGCTGCTGCAGCGCATGCTCTCTCAAAAGAGGGCTTTTATGTTGTTCTCG TTGGACGGTCATCTGAACTGCTGTCAAAG GTTATGTCTGATATCAAAAGTCAAAACAATGATGCAAGTTTGAAAGCTTTTCAGCTTGATTTATCTTCCTTaaaatcaatcatcaaattcaAAAGCTCAATTCAGCAGTGGCTAATGGATTCAAACATTCATCCTTCTATTCAGCTCCTGATAAATAATGCCGGGATCCTGGCAACTTCTTGTAGAATCACCTCAGAAGGATATGATCA GATGATGGCTATTAATTATGTTGGTGCATTTTGTCTCACCAAAGTTTTACTTCCTCTTCTGGAAAATAGCCCTGTTCCTTCTCGTGTGGTCAATGTCTCATCCTTCACACATTGGAATG GAACGCGATTTATGAAATCTAGATGCTACCCATATGCTCAAATATACGAGTATTCTAAAT TATGCCTTCTACTCTTCTCATATGAACTTCATCGACAAGTTGGGCAGGCAGAGAAATCTCATCACCTCTCTGTTGT TGCCGTAGATCCTGGAGCCGTGAAAACGAATATCATGCGAGAAGTTCCCTCGTGCATCTCCCAGATGGCTTATATGGTCTTGGATCTTTTGGGTCTGCTTCAGTCTCCTGAAAGCGGTGCACGCTCTATTGTCGACGGAGCGCTTGCCCCTCCA GAAATATCAGGAGTATACTTTTGCGGAGGAAATGGGTGTTGTCTGAAATCTTCTGTCCTATCTCACAATGCGAAGCTTGCTGAGGATCTTTGGGCTACTTCCTGCTATCTGTTTCATGAATTGCAGTTGGCTTCCTGA
- the LOC140894149 gene encoding two-pore potassium channel 3-like — MEKEPLLPRISPWKPQPSPPPPLCPVPENAEITVPPTPRTPSSKELKDMLIFGSPSSPSSLLKETSSSSILEALTLSLTSPKPSVTNLHDERSNLDPENQKSWLLDPDCSASKSNLHRSKTAPAMSTINEIDHSPCSKQPQFGKSSIVRQGFLLLIVYLALGVVIYSVNKDKFRAVETHPVVDALYFCIVTMCTIGYGDITPDSALTKLFAIAFVLVGFGFIDILLSGMVSYVLDLQENYLLRTIKSRGSHDPGSYIIDVKKGRMRIRMKVALALGVVVLCIGIGVAVLNFVEKLDLLDSFYLSVMSVTTVGYGDRAFNSLTGRIFASVWLLVSTLAVARAFLYLAEARVDKRHRRMAKWVLGQDMTVAQFLAADIDNNGFVSKSEYVIYKLKEMCKVSEKDILQICKQFDRLDTGNCGKITLGDLMESHH, encoded by the exons ATGGAAAAAGAACCCCTCCTCCCTCGTATCAGCCCCTGGAAGCCCCAACCATCACCGCCACCACCGCTTTGCCCTGTACCAGAAAACGCTGAAATTACAGTTCCGCCCACGCCCCGCACCCCTTCCTCTAAGGAACTCAAAGACATGCTCATCTTTGGTTCCCCTTCATCTCCATCATCCCTTCTGAAGGAAACTTCCTCTTCGAGCATTCTCGAGGCCTTGACTCTAAGCCTCACGTCCCCAAAACCTTCTGTTACCAATCTTCACGATGAAAGATCCAATCTTGATCCAGAAAACCAAAAATCTTGGTTGCTTGATCCTGACTGTTCAGCTTCTAAAAGCAATCTCCACAGGTCCAAGACTGCGCCTGCCATGTCTACCATCAATGAGATTGACCATTCTCCGTGCTCAAAACAGCCACAGTTTGGTAAATCTTCAATCGTGAGACAGGGTTTTCTGCTTTTGATAGTGTATTTGGCTCTTGGTGTGGTCATTTACTCTGTCAACAAGGATAAATTCAGGGCGGTTGAGACGCATCCTGTGGTTGATGCTTTGTATTTTTGCATTGTGACTATGTGTACTATTGGGTATGGCGACATAACCCCTGATAGTGCTTTAACTAAGCTCTTTGCCATTGCATTTGTGCTTGTGGGATTTGGGTTTATTGATATTTTGTTATCTGGGATGGTTAGTTATGTGCTGGATTTACAAGAGAATTATCTTTTAAGGACTATCAAGAGTAGGGGATCTCATGATCCTGGATCTTATATCATTGATGTGAAAAAGGGGAGGATGAGGATTCGGATGAAAGTGGCATTGGCCTTAGGGGTTGTGGTTCTTTGTATTGGAATCGGGGTTGctgttttaaattttgttgaAAAGCTGGATTTGTTGGATTCGTTCTATTTGTCAGTTATGTCTGTCACAACTGTTGGATATGGTGACAGGGCGTTTAATTCTTTGACTGGTCGGATTTTTGCATCGGTTTGGTTGCTTGTCTCTACCCTTGCGGTTGCTAGAGCCTTTCTTTACTTGGCTGAGGCCAGAGTTGATAAGCGGCATAGAAGGATGGCAAAGTGGGTGCTTGGCCAAGATATGACGGTAGCTCAATTTCTTGCTGCTGATATTGATAACAACGGTTTTGTGAG TAAATCCGAGTACGTAATATACAAGCTTAAAGAAATGTGCAAGGTTTCAGAAAAAGACATCTTGCAGATATGCAAACAGTTTGATCGTTTGGATACAGGAAACTGTGGTAAGATCACTCTAGGCGATCTTATGGAAAGTCACCACTGA
- the LOC140884554 gene encoding uncharacterized protein isoform X1, with translation MEVVKVVTEAIQFICTVQFWRMAVLWTLSLIFSVFNLFSHKISKSKGYSRSSPQDIKSNAATLGRLPICVITGATSGLGAAAAHALSKEGFYVVLVGRSSELLSKVMSDIKSQNNDASLKAFQLDLSSLKSIIKFKSSIQQWLMDSNIHPSIQLLINNAGILATSCRITSEGYDQMMAINYVGAFCLTKVLLPLLENSPVPSRVVNVSSFTHWNVWKMQSDRKTVSGTRFMKSRCYPYAQIYEYSKLCLLLFSYELHRQVGQAEKSHHLSVVAVDPGAVKTNIMREVPSCISQMAYMVLDLLGLLQSPESGARSIVDGALAPPEISGVYFCGGNGCCLKSSVLSHNAKLAEDLWATSCYLFHELQLAS, from the exons ATGGAAGTGGTAAAGGTGGTAACAGAGGCTATTCAGTTTATATGCACTGTTCAATTCTGGAGGATGGCAGTCCTTTGGACTCTCTCTCTCATTTTCTCcgtcttcaatttgttttcccataaaatttcaaaatccaAAGGTTATTCTCGTAGTTCCCCGCAAGATATAAAATCAAATGCTGCGACTCTAGGGAGGCTCCCCATCTGCGTAATAACAGGG GCCACATCTGGTTTGGGTGCTGCTGCAGCGCATGCTCTCTCAAAAGAGGGCTTTTATGTTGTTCTCG TTGGACGGTCATCTGAACTGCTGTCAAAG GTTATGTCTGATATCAAAAGTCAAAACAATGATGCAAGTTTGAAAGCTTTTCAGCTTGATTTATCTTCCTTaaaatcaatcatcaaattcaAAAGCTCAATTCAGCAGTGGCTAATGGATTCAAACATTCATCCTTCTATTCAGCTCCTGATAAATAATGCCGGGATCCTGGCAACTTCTTGTAGAATCACCTCAGAAGGATATGATCA GATGATGGCTATTAATTATGTTGGTGCATTTTGTCTCACCAAAGTTTTACTTCCTCTTCTGGAAAATAGCCCTGTTCCTTCTCGTGTGGTCAATGTCTCATCCTTCACACATTGGAATG TTTGGAAAATGCAGTCAGACAGAAAAACTGTTTCAGGAACGCGATTTATGAAATCTAGATGCTACCCATATGCTCAAATATACGAGTATTCTAAAT TATGCCTTCTACTCTTCTCATATGAACTTCATCGACAAGTTGGGCAGGCAGAGAAATCTCATCACCTCTCTGTTGT TGCCGTAGATCCTGGAGCCGTGAAAACGAATATCATGCGAGAAGTTCCCTCGTGCATCTCCCAGATGGCTTATATGGTCTTGGATCTTTTGGGTCTGCTTCAGTCTCCTGAAAGCGGTGCACGCTCTATTGTCGACGGAGCGCTTGCCCCTCCA GAAATATCAGGAGTATACTTTTGCGGAGGAAATGGGTGTTGTCTGAAATCTTCTGTCCTATCTCACAATGCGAAGCTTGCTGAGGATCTTTGGGCTACTTCCTGCTATCTGTTTCATGAATTGCAGTTGGCTTCCTGA
- the LOC140884554 gene encoding uncharacterized protein isoform X4: MEVVKVVTEAIQFICTVQFWRMAVLWTLSLIFSVFNLFSHKISKSKGYSRSSPQDIKSNAATLGRLPICVITGATSGLGAAAAHALSKEGFYVVLVGRSSELLSKVMSDIKSQNNDASLKAFQLDLSSLKSIIKFKSSIQQWLMDSNIHPSIQLLINNAGILATSCRITSEGYDQMMAINYVGAFCLTKVLLPLLENSPVPSRVVNVSSFTHWNVWKMQSDRKTVSGTRFMKSRCYPYAQIYEYSKLCLLLFSYELHRQVGQAEKSHHLSVVLKKLCQVVEVPKDLSFFGFGRKSLP, encoded by the exons ATGGAAGTGGTAAAGGTGGTAACAGAGGCTATTCAGTTTATATGCACTGTTCAATTCTGGAGGATGGCAGTCCTTTGGACTCTCTCTCTCATTTTCTCcgtcttcaatttgttttcccataaaatttcaaaatccaAAGGTTATTCTCGTAGTTCCCCGCAAGATATAAAATCAAATGCTGCGACTCTAGGGAGGCTCCCCATCTGCGTAATAACAGGG GCCACATCTGGTTTGGGTGCTGCTGCAGCGCATGCTCTCTCAAAAGAGGGCTTTTATGTTGTTCTCG TTGGACGGTCATCTGAACTGCTGTCAAAG GTTATGTCTGATATCAAAAGTCAAAACAATGATGCAAGTTTGAAAGCTTTTCAGCTTGATTTATCTTCCTTaaaatcaatcatcaaattcaAAAGCTCAATTCAGCAGTGGCTAATGGATTCAAACATTCATCCTTCTATTCAGCTCCTGATAAATAATGCCGGGATCCTGGCAACTTCTTGTAGAATCACCTCAGAAGGATATGATCA GATGATGGCTATTAATTATGTTGGTGCATTTTGTCTCACCAAAGTTTTACTTCCTCTTCTGGAAAATAGCCCTGTTCCTTCTCGTGTGGTCAATGTCTCATCCTTCACACATTGGAATG TTTGGAAAATGCAGTCAGACAGAAAAACTGTTTCAGGAACGCGATTTATGAAATCTAGATGCTACCCATATGCTCAAATATACGAGTATTCTAAAT TATGCCTTCTACTCTTCTCATATGAACTTCATCGACAAGTTGGGCAGGCAGAGAAATCTCATCACCTCTCTGTTGT GCTTAAAAAATTGTGCCAAGTTGTAGAGGTTCCAAAGGACTTGTCATTTTTCGGCTTTGGAAGAAAGTCAT TGCCGTAG